The Rhodocytophaga rosea genome has a segment encoding these proteins:
- a CDS encoding Crp/Fnr family transcriptional regulator, translated as MITHDIVSTIGQFSATEIALFEKHTTRETFNKNDILLNEGEICQSVYFVESGCFFQFQLNEITETIIDLHLPKEWVFNHQSIIAQSLSKTVIKAFSRSEVVKLSLSSLHHLIATSQAFLQFGRIFNQVNDRTYLFDNSLNPAQKYAYIQEAKPQIAQLFPIKMIASYLKMAPETLSRIRANY; from the coding sequence ATGATAACACATGATATTGTAAGCACAATCGGACAATTCTCTGCTACAGAAATAGCCTTGTTTGAAAAACACACCACAAGAGAAACATTCAATAAAAATGATATTCTATTAAATGAGGGCGAAATTTGTCAGTCTGTTTACTTTGTTGAATCAGGCTGTTTCTTTCAGTTTCAGTTGAATGAAATCACTGAAACTATTATTGACCTGCATCTGCCAAAAGAGTGGGTATTTAATCACCAGAGTATCATAGCACAATCACTGTCAAAGACAGTGATTAAGGCTTTTAGCAGATCAGAGGTAGTTAAACTAAGTTTAAGCAGCTTGCATCATTTAATAGCTACATCTCAAGCCTTTTTGCAATTCGGGAGAATTTTCAATCAGGTGAATGACCGGACGTATCTTTTTGATAACTCATTAAATCCCGCACAAAAGTATGCGTACATACAAGAAGCTAAACCCCAGATCGCACAACTGTTTCCGATAAAAATGATTGCATCTTACCTTAAAATGGCTCCGGAAACATTGAGCCGCATACGGGCTAACTATTGA
- a CDS encoding bleomycin resistance protein: protein MLTDINPKLPMRDKVVTRDFYIQKLGFKAIGSADYDGYLMVQKDKIQIHFFEFKELDPHENYGQVYIRTDNIDALYQSMLDTGLPIHPNGSLQTKPWGQKEFSMLDPDNNLLTFGQSV, encoded by the coding sequence ATGCTGACAGATATTAATCCTAAACTGCCCATGCGTGACAAAGTGGTCACCAGAGATTTTTATATCCAAAAATTAGGCTTTAAAGCTATTGGAAGTGCAGACTATGATGGGTATCTGATGGTGCAAAAAGACAAGATACAAATTCATTTTTTTGAGTTTAAAGAACTTGATCCTCATGAAAATTACGGACAAGTGTATATCCGGACAGATAATATAGACGCATTGTATCAATCTATGCTGGACACCGGGCTACCTATACATCCTAATGGAAGTTTGCAAACAAAACCCTGGGGACAAAAAGAATTCTCGATGCTCGACCCGGATAATAATCTGCTTACGTTCGGACAGAGCGTATAA